A single window of Pieris rapae chromosome 4, ilPieRapa1.1, whole genome shotgun sequence DNA harbors:
- the LOC123689140 gene encoding uncharacterized protein LOC123689140 yields MGDTLPLLPNRGETICADVRPILREVFRDVEYLPPLVSCLTEKDDESDLIAQCKWVDEFSSECKVLNEKEKKLKNKYAERLSREPLPNIYKMYPDTGNGDQESWTILRKDLKPTIEHDAACDARLWIKNILNRSSGDLTNKPYEPQIHSKTILLPVENSTIQSYSIGEAVPPPPPFPPKLILQPPLPEYMICVPPRVEFVNFTVGNVHTESVRLINISKFELRLSVSPPKRRELDIELCSRLVVTSGSAAEFKIHYRPVDVLSVTDELLVRVSSGKSLKIPIACYMQPPILEILVPNLTSIHMESMKTVKLTRDVLDLGSRLLGDVHRASLLFFCAEKHANFFLLPEDAWLSFCIDVRVILSFYRSIYTFFEE; encoded by the exons atgGGTGATACATTACCATTGCTACCTAATAGAGG AGAAACAATTTGCGCAGACGTGCGACCGATACTACGGGAAGTTTTTCGTGATGTCGAATACCTACCCCCACTCGTCTCATGCCTGACTGAAAAGGATGATGAATCAGATTTAATTGCACAATGCAAATGg gTCGACGAATTTTCATCGGAGTGTAAGGTATTAaacgaaaaagaaaagaagttaaaaaataaatatgcagaGCGGTTATCAAGAGAACCCCTTCcgaatatttacaaaatgtacCCAGATACTGGGAATGGTGATCAAGAATCTTGGACCATTTTAAGAAAGGATTTGAAGCCAACTATAGAACACGATGCAGCTT GTGACGCAAGGTTATGGATAAAGAATATACTTAATAGAAGTTCTGGTGATTTGACAAATAAACCGTATGAGCCTCAAATACACAGCAAAACTATCTTACTTCCGGTTGAGAACTCGACGATACAATCGTACAG TATCGGGGAGGCAGTTCCACCTCCACCCCCATTTCCTCCGAAGCTTATACTGCAACCTCCATTACCAGAGTACATGATTTGCGTACCTCCAAGAGTTGAATTTGTCAACTTCACTGTAGGAAATGTTCATACG GAATCAGTCCGTCTTATAAACATATCCAAGTTTGAGTTACGTTTATCCGTATCGCCTCCAAAACGTCGTGAACTAGATATAGAACTTTGTTCTCGTCTGGTGGTAACTTCGGGTTCAGCTGCGgagtttaaaatacattatcgCCCAGTTGATGTGCTGTCTGTCACCGATGAACTGCTAGTGAGAGTTTCTTCTGGAAAATCCTTGAAGATTCCAATCGCTTGTTATATGCAACCGCCAATACTTGAAA TACTTGTACCAAACTTGACGTCAATTCATATGGAGTCTATGAAGACGGTAAAATTAACACGTGATGTACTGGATCTAGGGTCCAGGCTTTTAGGAGATGTTCATCGAGCGTCGTTATTATTCTTTTGCGCAGAGAAACATGCGAATTTCTTTTTGCTACCTGAAGATGCCTGGCTGAGCTTCTGTATTGACGTACGTGTCATCTTATCATTTTACAGaagtatttatacattttttgaggagtaa
- the LOC110998798 gene encoding putative inorganic phosphate cotransporter isoform X3, translating into MRHVVIFLLFLSTVTSYATRVSMSLAIVAMTKPNEHGFPVFEWEQSIRDTILSSFFWGYIVLQIPAGLLAGRFGGKMLIFVSMIITGVVNLFTPLMATQGDWIAVCACRILMGLAQGLLYPSIHGVIGQWAPLSERSRMGTIVYSGSQLGTIIEMVIAGWLSETKWGWPSVFYVAGITCLVFSVLWFVFGASTPGTSRWISKEERKFIELSAGAADINEQKKVATPWKKIWTSLPFWAILLAHCGQSLGFWTLLTEMPSYMDKVLGVAIKDNGIYSALPYLAMYILSFVFSWSADFMINRNILSNGTIRKIFNTISFWGPAAALLGLCYIPAGHVPLAVAMLTVTVGLNGAHYVGFLISHIDLSPNFASTLMGITNGCGNIFSIMAPLSVTLVVQDEHSASEWRKVFFISIALYFLSNLFFILFYTGTVQPWNEPKIKSSIEEGIKEKQSDKTATELEKVEDKKF; encoded by the exons GTATTCGAATGGGAGCAAAGCATACGAGACACAATTCTATCATCATTCTTCTGGGGCTACATCGTACTTCAAATACCAGCTGGTCTACTCGCTGGCAGATTTGGCGGCAAAATGCTAATCTTTGTGTCTATGATTATTACTGGTGTAGTCAATTTGTTTACACCCTTGATGGCAACTCAg GGTGATTGGATAGCGGTGTGCGCATGTAGAATTCTGATGGGTCTTGCGCAGGGTCTATTGTATCCAAGCATCCATGGTGTCATAGGACAATGGGCACCTTTGTCTGAGAGAAGTCGTATGGGAACCATTGTATATTCGG gttCCCAGTTAGGAACAATCATAGAGATGGTGATAGCTGGGTGGTTGTCAGAGACCAAATGGGGCTGGCCATCTGTTTTTTATGTAGCTGGTATCACCTGCCTTGTCTTCTCTGTACTTTGGTTCGTCTTTGGAGCCTCAACTCCTGGAACCAGCCGTTGGATAtccaaagaagaaagaaagttcattgagCTAAGTGCTGGCGCGGCTGACATAAATGAACAAAAG aAAGTGGCAACACCATGGAAAAAAATCTGGACTTCGCTGCCATTCTGGGCGATACTCCTGGCTCATTGTGGGCAAAGTCTTGGTTTCTGGACACTTCTTACTGAAATGCCTTCgtatatggataaagtactGGGTGTCGCTATAAAAGAC AACGGTATCTACTCCGCCCTTCCATACTTGGCTATGTACATCTTGAGTTTCGTGTTCAGTTGGTCTGCAGACTTCATGATTAACAGGAATATTCTATCTAATGGAACTATTAGAAAAATCTTCAACACTATTT CTTTCTGGGGACCCGCAGCAGCTCTTCTAGGTCTCTGCTACATACCAGCAGGTCATGTTCCTTTGGCAGTCGCGATGTTGACAGTCACTGTTGGACTGAATGGAGCACATTATGTCGGGTTCTTG ATCTCCCATATCGATCTATCACCGAACTTCGCGAGTACACTAATGGGTATAACCAATGGCTGTGGTAATATCTTCTCCATCATGGCGCCTCTGAGCGTCACCCTTGTTGTTCAGGATGAA CACTCTGCATCGGAATGGCGAAAAGTTTTCTTTATCTCCATTGCCCTGTACTTCCTCAGCAATCTATTCTTCATACTCTTTTACACTGGGACTGTGCAGCCATGGAATGAACCTAAAATTAAGAGTTCTATCG agGAGGGCATCAAAGAAAAGCAAAGCGATAAGACTGCAACGGAATTGGAGAAGGTTGaagataaaaagttttaa
- the LOC110998782 gene encoding uncharacterized protein LOC110998782, translating into MIRVPDVGQVLGIHRAVLMLILKEIPKESFPTDFDPMIVKTEIVNEEAIPGVCSSWKRELCDVVCCQLEVWWEVVPVRFVLEPSVLKLRHSRRVKSTDVCIKATQLYGVSGVKANWNVSGAKTINLQPGEPIATQFNLQMQPLPNHFPDTDVIQLNAESKEWKCSAFIQRNYDTRHPSLRPAFKWLGLVSPGAKVQTELKVHNDTHQHICWWTTCIRWWGERRVANVCAGREPCPQCYERSCSCAMLSPTRGALAHDQSVVLKYSVIAPDTDGVVATLVQVHRTSGDVCMVHTVAGTEARATLLAYRVLAPRVVMRVMPCLGDKHGHCKVCSLDADCRKGCAVLRPSFALTVGFRSCYRIKCSNLTPLPTTVKWQKPIDGEDTLRVIFIPNDFDLQPHSSINIQVR; encoded by the exons ATGATCCGAGTACCTGATGTTGGTCAAGTACTAGGAATCCACAGAGCTGTGCTTAT gttaattttaaaggaaattCCAAAAGAAAGTTTTCCAACGGATTTTGATCCTATGATTGTGAAAACTGAAATCGTAAATGAGGAAGCAATACCAGGAGTTTGTTCG agTTGGAAACGCGAACTATGTGATGTAGTTTGTTGTCAGCTCGAAGTATGGTGGGAGGTGGTGCCTGTCAGATTTGTTCTTGAACCGTCTGTGTTAAAGCTAAGACATTCGAGaag AGTCAAATCAACGGATGTTTGTATAAAAGCGACACAGTTGTATGGTGTAAGTGGTGTAAAGGCGAACTGGAACGTCAGTGGTgcgaaaacaataaatttgcaGCCGGGAGAACCTATCGCAACTcagtttaatttacaaatgcaACCGCTACCCAACCACTTTCCCGATACAGATGTGATTCA GTTAAATGCCGAGAGCAAAGAATGGAAATGCTCAGCTTTCATACAGAGAAACTATGATACACGTCACCCCTCCTTGCGGCCTGCATTCAAGTGGTTAGGCCTAGTATCACCTGGGGCTAAGGTCCAAACTGAATTAAAAGTGCACAATGATACCCATCAACAT ATTTGTTGGTGGACAACGTGTATTCGATGGTGGGGCGAGCGCCGTGTAGCAAACGTATGCGCTGGGCGCGAACCATGCCCACAGTGCTACGAGCGTAGCTGTTCCTGCGCAATGTTAAGTCCTACGAGAGGAGCGCTTGCGCATGACCAATCTGTTGTGCTCAAATATAGCGTTATTGCACCTGat aCAGATGGAGTGGTTGCCACGCTGGTACAAGTCCACCGAACATCTGGTGACGTGTGTATGGTACACACTGTTGCGGGAACAGAGGCAAGGGCCACTCTACTCGCCTATAGAGTTCTCGCACCACGTGTAGTTATGCGAGTCATGCCGTGTCTTGGTGACAAACATGGACATT GTAAAGTATGTTCATTAGACGCTGATTGTCGAAAAGGCTGCGCTGTGTTAAGGCCCAGTTTTGCCCTAACTGTTGGGTTTAGAAGCTGTTACCGAATTAAATGTAGCAACTTAACTCCTCTACCCACTACTGTCAAATGGCAGAAGCCAATTG ATGGAGAAGATACTCTGAGAGTGATATTCATTCCCAACGACTTTGATCTACAACCTCATAGTTCTATAAACATACAAGTGCGTTGA